A window of Metabacillus sp. B2-18 contains these coding sequences:
- a CDS encoding LrgB family protein has translation MMMIVTPIFITITIGVYLLSRIIARKYPLPFTTPVFFSASTIILLLLTTGIPYEQYEPAKKVITYLLGPATVALAVPLYKNRKLIIRYSLAAGAGLVLGTVATILSIVWIAKQFQLTDTIIASLSVKSATVPIAIEVANMIYGDLSLTAAFVVATGIIGGMIGPWFLDATKITDPLSRGLSMGAIAHGQGTAEIAREGQLQGAVAGMAMVLAAIFTSIFAPVLFSFLLSL, from the coding sequence ATGATGATGATTGTAACCCCAATTTTTATTACTATTACTATAGGGGTCTACCTACTTTCAAGAATAATTGCAAGAAAATATCCACTACCTTTTACAACACCTGTTTTCTTTAGTGCATCGACGATTATTTTGCTTCTGCTTACTACAGGAATCCCATATGAACAATATGAACCGGCAAAGAAGGTTATTACATACCTTTTAGGACCCGCAACAGTCGCTTTAGCTGTTCCATTATATAAAAATCGAAAATTGATCATACGATATAGCCTTGCAGCTGGTGCTGGGCTTGTACTTGGAACTGTCGCGACGATTTTATCAATTGTGTGGATTGCCAAACAATTTCAGTTGACGGATACGATCATTGCATCTCTTAGTGTAAAGTCAGCAACTGTTCCAATTGCCATTGAAGTAGCGAATATGATATATGGAGATTTATCCTTGACTGCAGCCTTTGTTGTTGCGACTGGAATCATCGGTGGAATGATTGGGCCATGGTTTTTAGATGCAACGAAAATTACAGATCCATTATCACGTGGATTGTCTATGGGAGCGATTGCTCATGGACAAGGAACAGCAGAAATTGCCAGGGAAGGACAGTTACAAGGCGCTGTTGCAGGTATGGCAATGGTATTAGCGGCGATTTTCACATCTATTTTTGCTCCAGTGTTATTTTCATTTTTGTTAAGTCTCTAA
- the glcD gene encoding glycolate oxidase subunit GlcD, whose amino-acid sequence MITNEIKLKLCKIVGSENYDDSKVGRLVYSYDATPQFQSMPDAVIAPRNTHEVSEIVRICNENSIPIVPRGSGTNLCAGTCPTEGGIVILFKHMNSIVEIDEENLTVTVQPGVITLDMIHAVEEKGLFYPPDPSSMKISTIGGNINENSGGLRGLKYGVTRDYVMALEIVLANGEIIKTGGKLAKDVAGYDLTRLFVGSEGTLGIITEATLKLIPMPEAKMTMLALYQDLEAAAKTVSKIIASKIIPTTLEFLDQPTLEVVEAHAQIGLPTDVKAVLLMEQDGPIEVVKRDMERMATICEHENAVSVKIAESEAEADGLRTARRSALSALARLKPTTILEDATVPRSEIAKMVKATNEIAEKYNVNICTFGHAGDGNLHPTCLTDVRNHEEIERVEKAFEEIFQKAIELGGTITGEHGVGVMKAPYLELKLGETGIAAMRAIKDSFDPNNIMNPGKVFAKDTRKRVVVTR is encoded by the coding sequence TTGATAACAAATGAAATAAAGTTAAAACTATGTAAAATAGTAGGTTCCGAAAACTATGATGACTCAAAAGTAGGCAGACTCGTTTATTCCTATGATGCTACTCCACAATTTCAGTCAATGCCTGACGCGGTAATTGCCCCTCGGAATACTCATGAAGTTTCTGAGATTGTTAGAATATGCAACGAAAATAGCATTCCTATTGTCCCAAGAGGATCGGGAACAAATCTTTGTGCAGGTACTTGTCCAACAGAGGGTGGAATTGTCATCCTTTTTAAACATATGAATTCAATTGTAGAAATAGATGAGGAAAACCTTACTGTAACAGTACAACCCGGGGTCATAACGTTAGATATGATTCATGCAGTTGAAGAAAAAGGCTTATTTTACCCGCCTGATCCTAGCTCTATGAAAATATCAACGATTGGCGGCAACATTAATGAAAATTCTGGAGGGCTTCGTGGTCTTAAATATGGTGTAACACGCGACTATGTGATGGCGTTAGAAATTGTATTAGCAAACGGAGAGATCATCAAAACTGGAGGTAAGCTTGCAAAAGATGTTGCTGGTTATGACTTAACCCGTCTATTTGTAGGGTCAGAAGGTACTCTTGGGATTATTACGGAAGCAACACTTAAACTAATCCCAATGCCTGAAGCTAAGATGACGATGCTTGCACTTTATCAAGATCTTGAAGCTGCAGCAAAAACAGTCTCAAAGATTATTGCAAGTAAAATCATACCAACAACACTTGAATTCCTAGATCAGCCAACACTGGAGGTAGTCGAGGCGCACGCTCAAATTGGCCTACCGACAGATGTAAAAGCTGTCCTCTTAATGGAACAAGATGGTCCAATCGAAGTTGTGAAACGTGATATGGAAAGAATGGCGACTATATGTGAACACGAAAATGCTGTATCTGTAAAAATAGCTGAATCTGAAGCAGAAGCTGACGGTCTTAGAACAGCACGTCGATCTGCACTTTCTGCTTTAGCAAGGCTGAAGCCAACAACCATTTTAGAGGATGCAACGGTTCCACGCTCTGAAATTGCAAAAATGGTAAAAGCTACAAATGAAATTGCTGAAAAGTACAACGTCAACATCTGTACCTTTGGTCATGCTGGTGACGGAAACCTCCATCCTACATGTTTAACAGATGTTCGTAATCATGAAGAAATTGAACGTGTTGAAAAAGCATTTGAGGAAATTTTCCAAAAAGCTATTGAGCTCGGAGGAACGATTACAGGTGAACACGGTGTCGGGGTGATGAAAGCACCATACTTAGAATTAAAGCTTGGTGAGACTGGCATTGCAGCAATGAGGGCAATTAAAGATTCCTTTGATCCTAATAATATTATGAATCCTGGTAAAGTATTTGCAAAAGACACAAGAAAACGAGTGGTGGTTACAAGATGA
- a CDS encoding (Fe-S)-binding protein, whose product MTTVKERENIQQQFKERMNEDDLLNCMRCGFCLPTCPTYIESGYQESHSPRGRIAVMKAVVDGIIEPDEDVERSLNMCLGCRACEPVCPSGVNYGHLLEEARDIINQNKKHSLPVRTIRKAVFEGLFPFPNRMRTLTGLIGFYQRSGLQRVVRTSGMMKVLPDSLSSMEKVLPEIPTIKEMKNRPSYLPAQASVKKRVAFFSGCLMDTMFMRTNDSTMKLLQLVGCEIVIPTEQACCGALHGHSGEKNTAKELAKRNITAFEELNVDYIITNAGGCGAFLIDYGHLLKDETEWAERAKQFSSKLKDISSILVDLEFHKRNLSLPSQVITYQDSCHLRNVMKTSSQPRTLLKSINNIEYREMQNADQCCGSAGIYNIVESEMSMKILDSKMKATKQTEAATIVTANPGCLLQMKLGIEREGLTGKVRAVHIADLLLEAEQSSVR is encoded by the coding sequence ATGACAACAGTAAAAGAACGCGAAAACATTCAACAACAATTCAAAGAGAGAATGAATGAAGACGACCTTCTAAATTGCATGCGTTGCGGCTTTTGTTTACCTACTTGCCCTACTTATATTGAATCGGGTTATCAAGAGTCACATTCACCGAGGGGACGTATTGCTGTAATGAAAGCAGTTGTAGATGGGATCATCGAACCTGATGAAGATGTAGAACGTTCACTTAACATGTGTTTAGGCTGTAGAGCTTGTGAACCGGTTTGTCCATCAGGAGTAAACTACGGCCATTTACTTGAAGAAGCGCGCGATATTATTAATCAAAACAAAAAACACTCTTTACCGGTCAGAACGATTCGCAAAGCAGTATTTGAAGGACTTTTTCCTTTTCCAAACCGTATGCGTACATTAACAGGACTAATCGGCTTCTATCAGCGCTCTGGCTTACAGCGTGTTGTCCGGACTAGCGGAATGATGAAGGTATTACCCGATAGCTTGTCATCAATGGAAAAGGTTCTACCGGAAATTCCAACTATAAAAGAGATGAAGAATCGTCCTTCTTACCTTCCAGCTCAAGCATCTGTAAAAAAGCGTGTTGCCTTTTTCTCTGGCTGCTTAATGGATACAATGTTTATGAGAACAAATGATTCTACAATGAAGCTTTTACAGTTAGTAGGTTGTGAAATTGTCATACCTACAGAACAGGCATGCTGCGGAGCCTTGCACGGACATAGCGGGGAAAAAAACACAGCAAAGGAGCTTGCAAAACGTAATATTACTGCCTTTGAAGAGTTGAATGTTGATTACATTATTACGAATGCCGGCGGCTGCGGCGCATTTTTAATAGATTATGGTCACCTTCTAAAAGACGAAACAGAGTGGGCAGAACGGGCTAAACAATTTTCAAGTAAGCTAAAAGATATTTCAAGTATTTTAGTTGACTTAGAGTTCCATAAGCGGAATTTAAGTCTACCTTCACAGGTGATTACTTATCAAGATTCATGCCATTTAAGGAATGTGATGAAAACATCATCACAACCTCGTACCCTATTAAAATCTATAAATAATATTGAATATCGTGAAATGCAGAACGCTGATCAGTGCTGTGGTTCAGCTGGAATCTATAATATTGTTGAATCTGAAATGTCGATGAAGATTCTTGACTCTAAAATGAAAGCAACTAAACAAACAGAAGCAGCGACAATCGTCACCGCAAATCCCGGATGTTTACTGCAAATGAAACTCGGTATTGAACGAGAAGGCCTTACAGGTAAAGTGCGTGCCGTCCATATTGCGGACCTGCTGCTTGAAGCCGAGCAGTCTTCTGTCAGATAA